The region AGGACGGCGGGGCGGCGCGCGAGGCGCTCGAGAAGGCGATCCCGATCATCGATCGGTGCGCCCAGAAGGGCGTCATTCCTCGGCAGCGCGCGTCGCGAACCATCTCCCGGCTCGCGCGCGCCGTCGGCGAGGCCTAGCACCACTCTCGGTTCGGTCACCTTCCCCTCGTCCCGCTTCCGGCGGCCTCCGCCTCGGTGTCAACGCACCTGGGAGCGGCGGCTCTCCGTCTCGGCCGGACAGAGCGCGAGCACCAGCTGGTCCAGTACCAGGGCGTCGGCCAGCGGGCTCGACTTGAGCGTGCGGTCGGCCTCGTAAAGCGCGCGGTGCGTCCGCTCGAGCGTGGCTCCGTCGAAGCGTTCCGCCTGGGCCAGGAGGTCCGCGACGAAGAAGGGGTGCATCCCGACCCGCGACGCGATTTCCTGGGGCGTGGAGCGCGCGCGGGCGAGCTCCCGCGCCTGCCAGAGCTGCCGAAGGTGCCGGGCCAGCATCGCCACCACGCGCACGGCGGGCTCTCGCGCGAGGAGCATCTGGCGCAGCACGAGCAGCGCCTCCCGCCGCTGACCGCGCCCCACCGCGTTCGTCAGCTCGAAGATCGAGCGCTGGCGGGTTTGCGCGAGCAGCTCCTCGGCGTCCGACGCGGCGATCGGCTTGCCGTCCCCCACGTAGAGCGACAGCCGCTCGAGCGCCGAGGCTAGCTGCGCCATGTCCGTCCCCACCGCCTCGGCGATGCGCTCGGCGGCGCCGGGCTCGAGCTTCAGCTTCTGGCGCCGGGCCTCGCTCTGTAGCCAGGCCGGCGCCTGGCGGTCCTTCAGCGGCTCGAAGCGCACGAGGACTCCGTGCTCCTTGACGGCCGAGAAGAACTTCAGCCGGAGGTCGGCCTTCTCGGCCACGAAGACGAGGCACGTGCTCGGGTTCGGATCCTTGACGTAGGGGAGGAGCTGATTCAGCGCCTCGGCCGCGAGCTCGTCGGCGTCGCGCACCAGGACCAGGCGACGGGTGCCGAACATGGGCAGCGTCCGAGCGGCGGACAGAATCCCCACCGGCCCCGCTGCCTTCGCGTCCAGGCCGTCGAAATTGAAGGCGCTCTCCTTCCCTCCCAGCACGGCGTTGCGCAGCGCCGACACGACCTGGTCGCGCGGGTAGGCCTCACCGCACACGAAGTACACGGGAGCCAGCTTGCCGGCGGCGATCTCGTCGAGGAGCTCAGCCATGCGTCCTGTGGCGTCCCTTTACCGCAAGACCGCCGCCGGGTCCACCGCGTAGCTCTGGATGATGCTGAGGAGCGCCACCCGCTTGTAGAAGGGGCGGTCCTCGGGCGGGAAGTTGCCCTGGTCGTAGGTCTTGAGCACGTTATCCACGATCTGGGCCCGCTGCTCGGCGGAGAGGTCCTGCTTCGTCGGCATGCTGAGGAAGATCTGGCGGAGCTTTTCCACCGAACGACGTTCGTAGGACTTGAACTGCAGGGCGGGCCGCTCGTAGGCCGTGATGAGCTGCACGAGATACTGTTTCGCGCGAACCTCGCGCTCGCCCGCCGAGACCACGGCCATGCTGCGCTCATAGGCCGTGAGCGTCTGCTGCGCCGTCGACGGGGGGATCCTGGCCGTGGCGAGCAGCCGTTTCAGCTGCGCCTCGAGCTGCGCCACGCTCTTCTGAGCCCAGCGCCGCTGATCGGCCGAGAGCCCCGCGAGGTCCGAGGGTGGAGAGGCCGCTCCCGTCTCGGGCCGCGCGGCAGAGCCGGGAGCGCTCCCGGGCTGCGCGCCGGCCGCAGCGGGCGGGACCGCCACCGGTCGGCGGCGACGCCGAGGACCCTTGGTCGGGGCGAGCGTCGCGACGACGCGGGTTCCTCCGTCGGCTGCCTGCGCGACCACGCGCGTCCCTCCGTCGGGCGCGTGGGCGACGACACGCGGCGCGGCGTCTGCGGGCGGCGTCGCGGACGGGGTGGCGGGGGGGAGCTGCACGGGGGCGCCGCTGCTGCCCGGAAGGGCCTTGGTGGTCGGATCGGCGGGTTTCACGGCGGCGATGGCGTTCGCGCCACGGGAGCTCCCCTCGCCCTCTCGCGCTCCCGACCGCAGGACCGTCACGAGGAAGAAGGCCCCGGCGGCCAGCACCACCGCGCCGCCACCCACCGCGACCCAGAGCGCGGCGGGCGAGGTGCTCCGCTCGGCGGCCGGTGCCTGCGTGCGCTCCGTCGAGAGCGGCAGGACCGGGGTGAGACCCTGCGCGCAGGACTCGAGCGCCTGCCCCATCTCGTCGGCGTCGCGAAAGCGCGCTCCCGGCACCTTGGCCAGGGCCCGGAGGATCACTGCCTCGAGCGCGGGGGTCACGTCCCGGTGGGGCGCCACGCGCGTGGGTGGCTGGGGCTCCTCGCTCAGGTGCTTGTGCATCAGCCCGGCGAGGCTCGTGGCCTGGAACGGCAGCTGCCCCGTCACCATCTCGTAGAGCATGATCCCGAGCGAGTAGAGGTCCGAGCGTCCGTCGATCTCCTCGCCTCGGAGCTGCTCCGGGCTCATGTACTGCGGCGTGCCGACCATGCTGCCGGTCCGGGTCATCGACACGCCCTCCATCTTGGCGATGCCGAAGTCCAGCACCTTCACGTAGTCCCGCTGGCGGCCCACCTCGAGGAGCATGGCGTTCGACGGCTTCAGATCTCGGTGCACGATCCCGCGACGATGCGCGTCAGCCAGCGCGTCGCAGACCTGGGCGCCGATGCGGGCGGCTCGGGGCGAGCTCATCGGGGCGGCGCGAACGGCGGCCTCGAGGGTCGAGCCCGTGCAGTACTCCATGGCCAGAAAGAGGGTCCCGTCCTCCATCGCCCCGTAGTTGTAGATCGTGACGATGTGGGGGTGGTTGAGCTGGCTCGCGGCGCGCGCCTCCACCTCGAACCGCGAGACGACCTGCGGGTCGTGGGAGTACTCGCGGTGCATGACCTTGATCACCGCCTGGCGTCCGACAGCCGGCTGGTCGGCCAGGTAGACGGCCCCCATCCCTCCTTCACCGAGCTTCTGGCGGACCACGTACTGACCGATGATCTGCCGGCCGATCATCGGGTCGCCGGGCGCAGGGGTGCCGCTCCGCGCGAGCCCGCACCCCGCGCAGAAGCGCGCGTCGGGGTCGAGTCGCGTCCCGCAGCGCTGACACAGGCTCATGCCCTGATTATAGACGGCGCCCACCGATCCGCTCTCATCGTACGAAGCCGGGCGCCCGTTCTCGCCGAGCGTCCCGTCCTTCACGGTCATTTCCGGTCCAGCCGGACCACCGTCTCGATGTGGAAGGTCTGCGGCATCATGTCCTGGCCCTGGGCCTGCCGCGAGACGTAGCCGTGTTTTGCCAGGATGTTCAGGTCCCGGGCCAGGGTCATCGGGTCGCACGAGACGTAGATCACGCGCTCCGGTCCCAGCTTGCCCAGCCGATCCACGGCGTGGGCGTGCCCCTCTCGCGGGGGATCCAGCACCGCGACGTCGAAACGCTCGCGGGCGGCCAGCAGGCGCTCCAGGGCGGCCGAGGCCTCCTCCTCGCAGATTTGGACCGGGCGGGGGAGTGCGAGGACGTTCCGGCGGAGCAGCTCCGTCGCCGGCGCGGAGGCCTCCACGGCGACCACCTCCGACGCGTGCTGGGCCAGCTCGCGCGTGAGATTCCCGATCCCCGCGAAGAGCTCCAGCACGCGTCGGTCCTTCGCCTCGGCCCACCGCGCCACGCGATGGCGGAGCAGCTGGTCCTGCTCCGAGTTCGCCTGCGCGAAGGCCGCCGCCGTGGCCCAGAGGGGCGCTTCCGGCAAGGGGGCCAGGTTGACCGCGTCGCGGCCGAAGGGCGTCACCCGACCTCCCTGCTGCACCAGCCCGCCCACGATGGGGTCGGCCAGGAAGGAGCTCGGGTCCGCGAGGTGGCCCTCCTCGAGCCGCAGGCTGAGGTGCGTCTCCGCGAGCGCACCCGCGAGCAGCACGAGCGAGCCGCGGGCCTCGGAGACGCGCTCGAGTCGGTCGCGACAGAGGGCGAGCGCCCGCTGGAGCACCGGCTGTAGCAGCGCGCAATCCGGCACGTCCACGAGCTCCTTGGAGTGCCGTCGGAAGTAGCCGAGCCAGAGCCGCTGCCGCGTCTTCCGGAAGTGGAGCCGCACGCGGCGACGATAGCCGAGCTCCACGGGGGCCTTCGTGAGGGGCTTCAGCTCCTGGACGGCCGCCTCGGAGAGGATCCTGGCCAGGATGTCGCTCTTCGAGACGGCCTGCCGGTCGTAGGCAAGCTGTTGCCACTGGCAGCCACCGCAGGTGCCGAACGCCGGACAGGGGGGGAGACGGCGGCCGGGCCCCTCCTGCAGCACCTGCACGATCTCGCCGCGCGAGTACGACGGATGCTCCTCGGTGAGGCGGACCAGGATCCGGTCGCCCGGCACCCCGAAGGGGACGAAGACAACCTTTCCGTTCAGTCGGCCCACCGCGTCGCCGCCGAAGGCGAGCGAGTCCAGCCGGAGCTCGTGTAGGGGGTGGGGGCTGGAGTCGAGGGTCACGGGAAGGCCTGGGCTGCGCGGCTACGGACCAGCTTGATGCGGAACTTGCCCTGGAGCTGCCCCCCCGACTGCGCACAGAGGCCGAGCGCGAGAGACCGGCTGTCCACGAGACTGAGCGA is a window of Deltaproteobacteria bacterium DNA encoding:
- the holA gene encoding DNA polymerase III subunit delta — translated: MAELLDEIAAGKLAPVYFVCGEAYPRDQVVSALRNAVLGGKESAFNFDGLDAKAAGPVGILSAARTLPMFGTRRLVLVRDADELAAEALNQLLPYVKDPNPSTCLVFVAEKADLRLKFFSAVKEHGVLVRFEPLKDRQAPAWLQSEARRQKLKLEPGAAERIAEAVGTDMAQLASALERLSLYVGDGKPIAASDAEELLAQTRQRSIFELTNAVGRGQRREALLVLRQMLLAREPAVRVVAMLARHLRQLWQARELARARSTPQEIASRVGMHPFFVADLLAQAERFDGATLERTHRALYEADRTLKSSPLADALVLDQLVLALCPAETESRRSQVR
- a CDS encoding class I SAM-dependent RNA methyltransferase, with translation MTLDSSPHPLHELRLDSLAFGGDAVGRLNGKVVFVPFGVPGDRILVRLTEEHPSYSRGEIVQVLQEGPGRRLPPCPAFGTCGGCQWQQLAYDRQAVSKSDILARILSEAAVQELKPLTKAPVELGYRRRVRLHFRKTRQRLWLGYFRRHSKELVDVPDCALLQPVLQRALALCRDRLERVSEARGSLVLLAGALAETHLSLRLEEGHLADPSSFLADPIVGGLVQQGGRVTPFGRDAVNLAPLPEAPLWATAAAFAQANSEQDQLLRHRVARWAEAKDRRVLELFAGIGNLTRELAQHASEVVAVEASAPATELLRRNVLALPRPVQICEEEASAALERLLAARERFDVAVLDPPREGHAHAVDRLGKLGPERVIYVSCDPMTLARDLNILAKHGYVSRQAQGQDMMPQTFHIETVVRLDRK
- a CDS encoding protein kinase, yielding MTVKDGTLGENGRPASYDESGSVGAVYNQGMSLCQRCGTRLDPDARFCAGCGLARSGTPAPGDPMIGRQIIGQYVVRQKLGEGGMGAVYLADQPAVGRQAVIKVMHREYSHDPQVVSRFEVEARAASQLNHPHIVTIYNYGAMEDGTLFLAMEYCTGSTLEAAVRAAPMSSPRAARIGAQVCDALADAHRRGIVHRDLKPSNAMLLEVGRQRDYVKVLDFGIAKMEGVSMTRTGSMVGTPQYMSPEQLRGEEIDGRSDLYSLGIMLYEMVTGQLPFQATSLAGLMHKHLSEEPQPPTRVAPHRDVTPALEAVILRALAKVPGARFRDADEMGQALESCAQGLTPVLPLSTERTQAPAAERSTSPAALWVAVGGGAVVLAAGAFFLVTVLRSGAREGEGSSRGANAIAAVKPADPTTKALPGSSGAPVQLPPATPSATPPADAAPRVVAHAPDGGTRVVAQAADGGTRVVATLAPTKGPRRRRRPVAVPPAAAGAQPGSAPGSAARPETGAASPPSDLAGLSADQRRWAQKSVAQLEAQLKRLLATARIPPSTAQQTLTAYERSMAVVSAGEREVRAKQYLVQLITAYERPALQFKSYERRSVEKLRQIFLSMPTKQDLSAEQRAQIVDNVLKTYDQGNFPPEDRPFYKRVALLSIIQSYAVDPAAVLR
- a CDS encoding 30S ribosomal protein S20; translated protein: MANHPQAEKRNRQRIKRQARNRFFRATMRTFIKRVRTAIEAKDGGAAREALEKAIPIIDRCAQKGVIPRQRASRTISRLARAVGEA